The following proteins are co-located in the Portunus trituberculatus isolate SZX2019 chromosome 16, ASM1759143v1, whole genome shotgun sequence genome:
- the LOC123504399 gene encoding probable ribosome biogenesis protein RLP24, with product MRIERCYFCSSKVYPGHGIQFVRNDSKVFRFCRPRCHKGFKRKRNPRNVRWTKSFRKAAGKELTVDPSFEFEKRRNVPVKYNRELWQKTMDAMKRVTEIKTKREGKFVMDRLLKSQDHQRVHDIVEVRKGMSLIRSPAAGLKRKKLMDEEEMELEEEVKQRVAAGPSGKKVEAKKKKIVEEVAMSDDEMKIVEDDSDDDVNNDSDDSDDNDGGGDNDNDDSDDE from the exons ATGAGGATCGaacgttgttatttttgttccagTAAGGTTTATCCCGGCCACGGGATTCAGTTCGTGAGGAATGACTCCAAG GTCTTCCGATTCTGTCGACCAAGATGCCATAAGGGTTTCAAGAGGAAGCGCAACCCAAGGAATGTACGGTGGACCAAGTCATTCAGGAAGGCAGCAGGGAAAGAACTTACAGTGGACCCTTCCTTTGAGTTTGAGAAGCGACGCAATGTGCCAGTTAAATACAACAGAGAACTTTGGCAGAAAACAA TGGATGCCATGAAGCGGGTAACGGAGATCAAGACAAAACGTGAAGGGAAGTTTGTCATGGACCGTCTCCTCAAGAGTCAGGATCACCAGCGTGTGCATGACATTGTTGAGGTCCGCAAGGGAATGAGTCTTATCCGCTCTCCAGCTGCTGGACTAAAG aggaaaaagttgatggatgaagaagaaatggaactggaagaggaagtgaagcagAGGGTGGCAGCCGGACCATCAGGTAAGAAGGTGGaggcgaagaaaaagaagatagtggAGGAAGTTGCAATGTCCGATGACGAAATGAAGATAGTAGAGGATGACTCTGATGATGATgtgaataatgatagtgatgacagtgatgacaatgatggaggtggtgataatgataatgatgacagtgatgatgaatGA